The Thermodesulfobacteriota bacterium genome contains a region encoding:
- the nadE gene encoding NAD(+) synthase, with product MKNTTFSKDVLIIDAEKEVDKITKRLRSFLTGQLKRRGLIVALSGGIDSSVTTALSVNALGPDRVLALLMPEKHSSDDTLKLSSSVADHFGVDKIHEDISTILQSVGFYRRYDEAVRMVIPQYGDGWKSKIVTPNVIETKGFNLFSIIAQSPDNTIIKKRLPLRAYLEIVAATNFKQRIRKMLEYYHADRLNFAVAGTPNRLEYDQGFFVKLGDGAADVKPIAHLYKTQVYQLAKYLGVPKKIRERPPTTDTYSLSQGQDEFYFSLPYDQMDLCLYGKNNDISVEIVAEYLNLKPDQIQRVYDDIDTKRMTTRYLHLPPLLMEDIPEIMK from the coding sequence ATGAAAAATACAACATTCTCAAAAGATGTTTTAATTATCGATGCGGAAAAAGAAGTTGATAAAATTACCAAACGCCTGCGCAGTTTTTTAACAGGCCAGTTAAAACGACGAGGTCTGATTGTCGCTCTTTCCGGAGGTATAGACAGCAGTGTGACGACTGCACTTTCTGTAAATGCTTTAGGTCCGGATCGGGTGTTGGCTTTGCTTATGCCGGAGAAACATTCTTCAGACGACACACTGAAGCTGAGCAGTTCGGTGGCAGATCATTTCGGCGTTGACAAAATCCATGAGGATATTTCAACCATTCTCCAATCCGTTGGTTTTTACCGAAGGTATGATGAAGCTGTAAGAATGGTTATTCCCCAATACGGGGATGGATGGAAGTCTAAAATTGTGACCCCGAATGTGATTGAAACAAAGGGTTTCAATCTATTTTCAATTATTGCTCAAAGCCCTGACAACACAATTATAAAGAAACGGCTACCGCTGAGGGCATATCTTGAAATCGTTGCTGCAACCAATTTCAAGCAGCGCATACGAAAAATGCTTGAATATTATCATGCCGATCGATTGAATTTTGCTGTAGCCGGGACTCCGAATCGCTTGGAGTACGATCAGGGATTTTTTGTAAAACTGGGTGATGGGGCGGCAGATGTGAAACCGATCGCCCATCTTTATAAGACCCAGGTATATCAGTTGGCGAAGTATCTCGGTGTTCCTAAGAAAATAAGAGAACGACCACCGACTACAGATACTTACTCACTTTCCCAGGGCCAGGATGAATTCTATTTCTCCCTTCCCTATGATCAAATGGATCTTTGCCTGTATGGGAAAAACAATGACATATCGGTTGAAATTGTTGCTGAATATCTGAATCTTAAACCGGATCAGATTCAAAGAGTGTACGACGATATCGACACCAAAAGGATGACTACTCGATACTTGCATCTGCCGCCTCTGTTGATGGAAGATATCCCTGAAATTATGAAATGA
- a CDS encoding GxxExxY protein, whose amino-acid sequence MNIDDITYRINGAIFEVNRELGAGFLEKVYENALMVELVDRKVKAESQVPIKVKYKGVEIGEYFADIVVENQVILELKAIDSLQKIHEAQLLNYLKATGYKIGLLVNFTHPKAEIKRFIL is encoded by the coding sequence ATGAATATAGATGATATCACATATAGGATCAACGGTGCTATATTTGAAGTAAATCGTGAACTTGGGGCAGGGTTTTTGGAAAAAGTTTACGAAAATGCTTTAATGGTTGAATTGGTTGACAGAAAAGTTAAAGCCGAAAGTCAAGTCCCCATAAAAGTTAAATATAAAGGTGTTGAAATAGGTGAATATTTTGCTGATATTGTTGTCGAGAATCAAGTCATTTTAGAACTCAAAGCTATTGACTCTTTGCAGAAAATACATGAGGCACAACTGTTGAACTACCTAAAGGCCACTGGGTATAAAATCGGGCTTCTGGTAAATTTTACTCATCCAAAGGCAGAAATCAAGCGATTCATTCTATAA
- a CDS encoding class I adenylate-forming enzyme family protein, with product MQRTTDNKPQAKLIHHFLEQSTKLFPDKTALVHEEVRATYSQINTKANLLAHWLIKLGISKGDRIVLFLENCLEYVVSYYGVLKTGAVAVPLSSDLKPDGLKPLLEELEPEVIIATSRFERLLKATDLSLYSIRALLLKNPKQKWSSYPFAVFPWEDVIRDDVTVNLPIRFKTSIEESDLASIIYTSGSTGTPKGVMLSHNNIVSNTNSICRYLALTDKDIQMAVLPFFYVMGKSLLNTHFAVGGSVVINNKFAFPAAVIKQMVEEKVTGFSGVPSTYAYLLHRSPLKSYRNRLHSLRYCTQAGGHMSQQIKKELRKVLPVHTQIYIMYGATEASARLTYLRPDQLANRMGSIGKPISGVTLKVINKSGKELPAGQTGELVASGKNIMQGYWKDKKATSAALDENGYHTGDLGYYDEKGYFFVNGRKDNLLKVGGHRINPQEIEDALMATELVIETAVIGVPDELLGNKIVAIAVPKNGTSSNNKIMKLCADKLPKYKLPSSIKLVRLLPKNTNGKIDRTKCLEIAR from the coding sequence ATGCAACGAACAACTGACAATAAACCACAAGCCAAGTTAATCCATCATTTTCTGGAACAAAGCACCAAACTCTTTCCTGATAAGACCGCACTGGTCCACGAAGAAGTACGGGCAACTTATAGCCAGATTAACACAAAAGCGAACCTGTTAGCCCACTGGCTCATAAAGCTGGGCATCTCCAAAGGAGATAGGATTGTCCTGTTTCTAGAAAATTGCCTGGAGTATGTGGTTAGCTATTACGGCGTGCTAAAAACGGGCGCTGTGGCAGTCCCTTTAAGTAGTGACTTAAAACCTGACGGTTTGAAACCTCTTCTGGAGGAGTTGGAACCTGAAGTAATTATAGCTACATCAAGATTTGAAAGGCTCCTTAAAGCAACCGATCTTTCACTTTATAGCATAAGGGCTTTGCTATTAAAAAACCCAAAACAAAAGTGGTCATCTTATCCTTTTGCTGTTTTTCCCTGGGAAGATGTTATTCGTGATGATGTAACTGTGAATCTGCCAATTCGGTTCAAAACCAGTATTGAAGAATCAGATCTTGCAAGTATCATATATACTTCGGGTTCAACAGGAACGCCAAAAGGGGTGATGTTGTCCCATAATAATATTGTTTCAAACACGAATTCCATCTGCCGGTATTTGGCTTTGACAGATAAAGATATTCAAATGGCAGTCCTTCCTTTTTTTTATGTGATGGGAAAATCACTTTTAAATACACATTTTGCAGTGGGTGGAAGCGTAGTTATAAATAACAAGTTCGCTTTTCCAGCAGCGGTTATCAAGCAGATGGTCGAAGAAAAAGTCACCGGATTTTCCGGCGTTCCTTCCACCTATGCCTACCTCCTTCATCGTTCTCCTTTAAAAAGCTATCGGAACAGGCTTCATTCACTCAGATACTGCACACAGGCCGGCGGGCATATGTCTCAACAGATTAAAAAAGAACTTCGAAAAGTTTTGCCTGTACATACACAAATTTATATTATGTATGGTGCTACCGAAGCGTCTGCACGGCTGACATATCTTAGACCCGATCAACTTGCCAATAGAATGGGTTCCATCGGCAAGCCGATTTCCGGTGTGACGTTGAAGGTGATAAATAAAAGCGGTAAGGAACTCCCGGCCGGTCAGACAGGCGAACTCGTCGCTTCAGGCAAGAATATCATGCAGGGCTACTGGAAGGATAAAAAGGCAACCTCTGCTGCTTTAGATGAAAACGGATATCACACCGGAGATCTGGGCTACTATGACGAAAAGGGATACTTCTTTGTGAATGGGCGCAAAGACAATCTATTAAAAGTTGGCGGGCACCGGATTAATCCTCAGGAAATCGAAGACGCCTTGATGGCGACTGAACTGGTCATTGAAACTGCAGTTATAGGAGTTCCGGATGAACTGTTGGGTAACAAGATAGTTGCCATCGCAGTACCCAAAAATGGAACCAGCAGTAATAACAAAATAATGAAACTCTGCGCCGATAAACTTCCAAAATATAAACTCCCCAGCTCCATTAAATTAGTTCGCTTGCTTCCCAAAAACACCAACGGCAAAATTGACAGGACAAAATGCCTTGAAATTGCAAGATAG
- a CDS encoding acyl carrier protein, whose amino-acid sequence MNETKEKIKTFIVENFLFGSEDGLKDETSFLEEGIIDSTGILELVTFLEEEFSIAVEDEELVPENLDSINNVTAFLERKIAA is encoded by the coding sequence ATGAACGAAACAAAAGAAAAGATTAAAACATTTATTGTAGAAAACTTCCTTTTCGGAAGCGAAGATGGCCTAAAAGATGAAACCTCATTTCTCGAAGAGGGAATCATTGATTCAACAGGAATCCTTGAACTGGTCACTTTTTTGGAAGAAGAGTTTTCAATTGCCGTTGAGGATGAAGAACTTGTACCGGAAAATCTGGACTCCATCAATAATGTAACTGCATTTCTGGAAAGGAAAATAGCTGCATAA
- a CDS encoding UDP-glucose/GDP-mannose dehydrogenase family protein, producing MNICIVGTGYVGLVTAACFAEMGNDVCCIDVDPIIIDGLKSGKIHIYEPGLEQLVKRNIEQGRLSFSTNLAEGIEDALFILNCVGTPPRPDGSCDLEYIYQVASQIGKVIKEYKIIINKSTVPVGTADQVYKIIQQEMKKRGLNIEFDVVSNPEFLKEGDAINDFMKPDRVILGTDNIRTAKLMETLYAPFARSREKMIVMSIRSAELTKYAANCMLATKISFMNEMANICEHIGADVSDVRKGIGSDHRIGYHFIYPGVGYGGSCFPKDVKALINSTRENGYEPKLISAVDEVNARQKRVLADKIKDYFSNQNGVRGKTLAIWGLSFKANTDDIRESASLEIISQLACEGMHIRAFDPVAGENAKKALKDNPHTKVLDNQYEVVNGADALAVVTDWNQFRNPDFKRIKEALTAPVIFDGRNLYSPSFVAEQGFAYFSIGRQPINN from the coding sequence ATGAACATATGTATCGTAGGGACCGGATATGTGGGACTGGTTACTGCCGCCTGTTTTGCGGAAATGGGTAATGATGTTTGCTGTATTGATGTCGATCCAATCATAATCGATGGACTTAAGTCAGGAAAAATTCATATCTATGAGCCTGGCCTGGAACAACTCGTAAAGAGAAATATTGAACAAGGGCGACTGAGTTTTTCTACAAATTTGGCAGAAGGTATTGAAGATGCATTATTTATACTCAACTGTGTGGGGACACCCCCAAGGCCTGACGGTTCCTGCGATCTTGAATATATCTATCAGGTGGCATCTCAAATCGGGAAGGTTATAAAGGAATACAAGATTATTATAAATAAATCGACGGTTCCCGTGGGGACAGCAGATCAGGTATATAAAATTATTCAGCAAGAGATGAAAAAAAGGGGACTTAATATTGAATTTGATGTGGTTTCAAATCCTGAATTTCTAAAAGAAGGCGACGCCATCAACGATTTCATGAAACCGGACAGGGTTATTTTAGGGACAGACAATATCCGCACCGCTAAGCTGATGGAAACATTATATGCTCCTTTTGCGCGCAGTCGCGAAAAAATGATTGTCATGAGTATAAGAAGCGCTGAACTGACCAAATATGCCGCCAACTGCATGCTGGCAACCAAAATATCTTTTATGAACGAAATGGCCAACATTTGCGAACATATCGGCGCGGATGTCAGTGATGTCAGAAAGGGTATTGGCTCTGACCACCGGATCGGTTACCATTTTATATACCCGGGTGTCGGGTATGGGGGGTCATGCTTTCCCAAAGATGTAAAAGCGCTTATAAATTCAACCCGGGAAAATGGATATGAGCCAAAACTAATTTCAGCTGTGGATGAAGTAAACGCCAGACAGAAAAGGGTGCTGGCTGATAAAATCAAGGATTATTTTTCCAATCAAAATGGTGTGAGGGGCAAAACTTTGGCTATTTGGGGACTTTCCTTTAAAGCAAATACGGATGATATTCGTGAATCAGCTTCTTTGGAGATCATTTCACAATTAGCATGTGAGGGGATGCATATCCGTGCCTTTGATCCGGTTGCCGGGGAAAACGCTAAAAAAGCTCTTAAAGATAACCCTCATACCAAAGTGCTCGATAATCAATATGAAGTCGTTAATGGAGCGGATGCTTTGGCTGTTGTTACTGACTGGAACCAGTTCAGAAATCCGGATTTTAAACGTATTAAAGAAGCATTGACCGCACCAGTAATTTTTGACGGCCGCAATCTCTATTCCCCGTCATTTGTGGCAGAGCAGGGTTTTGCATATTTCAGCATCGGCAGACAGCCTATTAATAATTAG